A genomic segment from Kallotenue papyrolyticum encodes:
- a CDS encoding proton-conducting transporter membrane subunit yields the protein MQYIALILFPIAMAGGTFVARRDARLVGWMGVAAIAVQLWLALTLPADLPARVLDVSVGYGALSRLLLVVLCLASLIVACSSVVLPVGEYWISTLLLLLGIAAAMLLLQEPLIVATLLLLASLIGGMELVDQPVGSGMLLRPQTLALALKYLVLVALGGLFLLIGFVLATAYEQQLATSGPALMRLVFGLLLIGTAVRLGLVPFHLWAPDLADEAPPQTIFLHLGLLSVLALPVLLVALQTQPQLVVGNPSGQRLLIGLGALSALGGSLLALLSGSQRRMLALLCVANLGLLVIGLGIGTLVGVSAAVLGALNHVLALALIMTALALLERPVPGRREQAGALRERPIAALALLVGVLALLGVPPMSGFAARLALLAALQEQGWPVIGAVLASLLAMALVAGRWLHLLLLRPPELPSVRGLLSDDLARLTVIEPSYAPLWLRALVLLAGAGVIALGLWPLPVLALVEQLVGSFSFLRQ from the coding sequence ATGCAGTACATTGCCTTGATTCTGTTCCCGATCGCCATGGCCGGCGGCACGTTTGTGGCCCGCCGCGATGCGCGCCTGGTGGGTTGGATGGGCGTGGCGGCCATTGCTGTGCAGCTCTGGCTGGCGCTGACCCTGCCCGCCGATCTGCCGGCGCGGGTATTGGACGTCAGCGTGGGCTATGGCGCCCTGAGTCGGCTCCTGCTGGTCGTGCTGTGCCTGGCCAGCCTGATCGTTGCCTGCAGCAGCGTAGTGCTGCCGGTAGGGGAATACTGGATCAGTACGCTGCTGTTGCTGCTGGGCATTGCTGCAGCCATGTTGCTGCTGCAAGAGCCGCTGATCGTGGCGACGCTGTTGCTACTGGCCAGCCTGATCGGCGGCATGGAGCTGGTCGATCAGCCGGTGGGGAGCGGCATGCTGCTGCGCCCACAAACGCTGGCCCTGGCGCTCAAATACCTGGTGCTGGTCGCCCTGGGCGGTCTGTTCCTGTTGATCGGCTTCGTGCTGGCGACAGCCTACGAACAGCAACTGGCCACCAGCGGTCCTGCGCTGATGCGGCTAGTCTTTGGGCTGTTGCTGATCGGCACAGCCGTGCGGCTGGGACTGGTGCCGTTTCACCTGTGGGCGCCCGATCTGGCCGATGAGGCGCCACCGCAGACGATCTTTTTGCACTTGGGATTGCTCAGCGTGCTGGCGCTGCCGGTGTTGCTGGTCGCGCTGCAAACGCAGCCCCAACTGGTCGTCGGCAATCCCAGCGGGCAGCGCCTGCTGATCGGCCTGGGAGCGCTGTCGGCCTTGGGCGGCAGCCTATTGGCCCTGCTGAGCGGATCGCAGCGGCGCATGCTGGCCCTGCTCTGCGTCGCCAATCTGGGCCTGTTGGTGATCGGCCTGGGCATCGGCACACTGGTGGGCGTGAGCGCCGCGGTGCTGGGAGCGTTGAATCATGTGCTCGCCTTAGCGTTGATCATGACGGCGCTGGCGCTGCTGGAGCGACCAGTGCCCGGACGCCGCGAGCAGGCGGGTGCGTTGCGCGAACGACCGATCGCGGCGCTGGCGCTGTTGGTTGGCGTGCTGGCGTTGCTGGGCGTGCCACCCATGAGTGGCTTTGCAGCACGGCTGGCATTGCTGGCTGCCCTGCAGGAGCAGGGCTGGCCGGTGATCGGTGCTGTGCTCGCTAGCCTGCTGGCCATGGCCCTGGTTGCCGGTCGCTGGCTGCACCTGTTGCTGTTGCGTCCGCCGGAGCTGCCTTCGGTGCGGGGTCTGCTATCGGATGATCTGGCGCGACTGACGGTGATCGAGCCGAGCTATGCGCCGCTGTGGCTGCGCGCGCTGGTGTTGCTGGCCGGCGCGGGCGTGATCGCGCTGGGACTGTGGCCGCTGCCCGTGCTGGCGCTGGTGGAACAACTGGTCGGAAGCTTCAGTTTTTTGCGCCAATGA
- a CDS encoding diacylglycerol/lipid kinase family protein: MFYIIFNPHAGRGRAARLEPRLRAALQHADLPFELARTGGPGDAWRLAQAAAARGGYTAIVAAGGDGTMNEVANGMRDAGLPLGLIPLGTGNDLVKMFGLRANQPEQAVARLRQATPRTIDIGVANGRAFLNGLGCGFDAQIAVETLRPTRLRGFAVYLVALLRALRHYRAPWMRVCVDDRELVAGRLLFASVGNGRCQGGGFWLTPQAQIDDGRLDVCTCAHMRIDEILRHVPRVLRGTHDRLRQVRMTHAQRVAIESDTPVAVHLDGEILGTALRSVRIEIQPRALLVLA, encoded by the coding sequence ATGTTCTACATCATCTTCAACCCTCACGCCGGGCGCGGACGCGCCGCCCGCCTGGAACCGCGTCTGCGCGCCGCGCTGCAGCATGCCGATCTGCCCTTCGAACTGGCGCGCACCGGCGGGCCGGGGGATGCCTGGCGGCTGGCGCAGGCAGCCGCGGCGCGCGGCGGCTACACCGCGATCGTCGCGGCCGGCGGCGACGGCACGATGAACGAAGTCGCCAACGGTATGCGCGACGCCGGCCTACCGCTCGGGCTGATCCCGCTGGGCACCGGCAACGACCTGGTCAAGATGTTCGGCCTGCGCGCCAATCAGCCGGAACAAGCCGTGGCGCGTCTGCGGCAGGCCACACCGCGCACCATCGACATCGGCGTGGCCAACGGACGCGCCTTTCTCAACGGTCTGGGCTGTGGCTTCGACGCGCAGATCGCCGTGGAGACGCTGCGTCCGACGCGTCTGCGCGGCTTTGCCGTCTATCTGGTCGCGCTGCTGCGCGCCCTGCGCCATTATCGCGCGCCCTGGATGCGCGTGTGCGTTGACGATCGCGAACTGGTTGCCGGGCGGCTCCTGTTTGCGTCGGTCGGCAACGGGCGCTGCCAGGGCGGTGGCTTCTGGCTCACGCCACAGGCGCAGATCGACGATGGCCGTCTGGATGTGTGCACCTGCGCGCATATGCGCATCGACGAGATCCTGCGCCACGTGCCCCGGGTGCTACGCGGTACGCACGACCGGCTGCGCCAGGTGCGCATGACGCACGCGCAGCGCGTGGCGATCGAGAGCGACACGCCGGTGGCCGTCCACCTCGATGGCGAGATCCTGGGCACGGCCCTGCGCTCGGTCAGGATCGAGATCCAGCCCCGCGCGCTGTTGGTGCTGGCCTGA
- a CDS encoding MFS transporter, producing the protein MEFTTSATPLRRVQAHLSAFQQAMLSLYWFATSAHWAAILSILLPIQAEQIGGAAFKGRTLGLILAAGAAVSMVVAPVFGALSDRTPTRWGRRHPWLVVGTLLNCLGLIWLAAIPATRAAILLYILAFMWIELTNNLATAPYSALIPDVVPPEQRGSASGWMGLMTMLGSFAGTAIGFVVGSIGVAASYWLIAAVMLLGMLGTVLTIREPAVTRRPPPFRWRALAAGLVEPFRSRNFAWVFWTRFLVVMGTFTVQQFLQYYMADVVGAPFRFFGATLTGDPAAATAFFLLMLLIGAIASALVAGALSDRYGRKPLVYLSGALQAAVVAVFVFYGSFELAIILGLVFGLGYGAYQSVDWALATDVLPSLDDYAKDMGVWHIAITLPQVIATPIAGVLLDLFSQVGQRVGQPTLGYSVIFGLATLYFVLGTVLVRNVRGVR; encoded by the coding sequence ATGGAGTTCACCACCTCGGCAACGCCGCTACGGCGCGTACAAGCGCACCTGTCCGCTTTTCAGCAGGCGATGCTCAGCCTGTACTGGTTCGCCACCAGCGCGCACTGGGCAGCGATCCTCAGCATCCTGCTGCCGATCCAGGCCGAGCAGATCGGCGGCGCGGCCTTCAAGGGCCGCACGCTGGGCCTGATCCTGGCTGCCGGCGCAGCGGTGTCGATGGTGGTGGCGCCGGTCTTCGGCGCGCTGTCGGATCGCACGCCCACGCGCTGGGGGCGCCGCCATCCCTGGCTGGTGGTCGGCACGCTGCTCAACTGCCTGGGGCTGATCTGGCTGGCGGCCATTCCGGCGACGCGCGCGGCAATCCTGCTCTACATTCTGGCCTTTATGTGGATCGAGCTGACCAACAACCTGGCGACCGCGCCCTACTCGGCGCTGATCCCCGATGTGGTGCCGCCCGAGCAGCGCGGCAGCGCCTCCGGCTGGATGGGGCTGATGACCATGCTGGGCAGCTTCGCCGGCACAGCGATCGGCTTCGTGGTCGGCAGCATCGGCGTAGCGGCCTCGTACTGGCTGATCGCCGCGGTGATGCTGCTGGGCATGCTCGGCACGGTGCTGACCATCCGCGAGCCGGCGGTGACGCGCCGGCCACCGCCGTTTCGCTGGCGTGCCCTGGCCGCCGGGCTGGTCGAGCCGTTCCGTTCGCGCAACTTCGCCTGGGTCTTCTGGACGCGCTTTCTGGTGGTGATGGGCACCTTCACCGTCCAGCAGTTTCTGCAGTACTACATGGCCGATGTGGTTGGCGCGCCCTTCCGCTTCTTCGGCGCGACGCTCACCGGCGATCCCGCCGCGGCAACCGCCTTTTTCCTACTGATGCTGCTGATCGGCGCGATCGCCAGCGCGCTGGTGGCCGGCGCGCTCTCGGATCGCTATGGACGCAAGCCGCTGGTGTACCTGTCGGGCGCATTGCAGGCGGCGGTGGTGGCCGTCTTCGTCTTCTACGGCTCGTTCGAGCTGGCGATCATTCTGGGGCTGGTCTTCGGCCTGGGCTACGGCGCCTACCAGAGTGTGGACTGGGCCCTGGCCACGGATGTACTGCCCAGCCTCGACGACTATGCCAAAGACATGGGCGTGTGGCACATCGCCATTACCCTGCCGCAGGTGATCGCCACGCCCATCGCCGGCGTGCTGCTGGATCTGTTCAGCCAGGTCGGGCAACGCGTTGGCCAGCCCACCCTGGGCTACAGCGTGATCTTCGGCCTGGCAACGCTCTACTTCGTGCTGGGCACGGTGCTGGTGCGTAACGTACGCGGCGTGCGCTAG
- a CDS encoding glycosyltransferase, protein MQHERPRPAQELRICYLAYPTSLTLQSANAIQTWSTLRELRRLAPDTLALIPRKWREPSRFAEIGAVHLLRPGIGRLSRFHKSTLLYYLEHSVWAWMCLGYLLLERARGRRYAVVYVRQVVLAAWWAGLLGRLLGARVIYEAHDWETTNPSRAKEPWARGLLHLLDRLALTRSAAVASLTQQFLDELARLGWQPPRSAVIPDAYDAEIYAPQPRDAAREALGFERTTFVVAYAGMTFAHRGLERLIDAWAAARLPDAQLVLVGGRPREVAALRAQAAALGCDTIRFVAPQPQVVVARYLAAADVLALPDTVTDVTASPLKLFEYLAMGRPIICVDLPALREVVDETAARFVRRGDVADLRAALAELAADRQRRERMGQAARRLAQQWTYTERARRILALCAAVAAG, encoded by the coding sequence ATGCAGCACGAGCGGCCCCGCCCCGCGCAGGAGCTGCGCATCTGCTACCTAGCCTATCCCACCAGCTTGACCTTGCAGTCGGCCAACGCGATCCAGACTTGGAGTACGCTGCGCGAGCTGCGGCGTCTGGCCCCCGATACGCTGGCGCTGATCCCGCGCAAATGGCGCGAGCCATCGCGCTTCGCCGAGATCGGTGCGGTACACCTGCTGCGCCCCGGCATCGGGCGGCTGTCGCGCTTCCACAAAAGCACGCTGCTCTACTATCTGGAGCACAGCGTCTGGGCCTGGATGTGTCTGGGCTACCTGCTGCTGGAGCGCGCGCGTGGCCGGCGCTACGCGGTGGTCTATGTGCGTCAGGTGGTGTTGGCCGCCTGGTGGGCCGGCCTGCTGGGACGGCTGCTCGGCGCGCGTGTGATCTACGAAGCCCACGACTGGGAGACGACCAATCCCTCGCGCGCCAAGGAGCCCTGGGCGCGCGGGCTGCTCCACCTGCTCGATCGCCTGGCGCTGACGCGCAGCGCGGCGGTGGCTTCCCTGACGCAGCAGTTCCTGGACGAACTGGCGCGCCTGGGTTGGCAGCCGCCGCGCAGTGCGGTGATCCCGGATGCCTACGATGCTGAGATCTACGCTCCCCAGCCGCGCGACGCCGCGCGTGAGGCGTTGGGCTTTGAGCGCACCACCTTTGTGGTGGCCTATGCCGGCATGACCTTCGCGCACCGCGGTCTGGAGCGGCTGATCGACGCCTGGGCTGCGGCCAGGCTGCCCGATGCCCAGCTCGTGCTGGTCGGCGGGCGACCCCGCGAGGTGGCGGCGCTCCGGGCGCAGGCGGCTGCCCTGGGCTGCGATACGATCCGCTTCGTCGCGCCGCAGCCGCAGGTGGTGGTGGCGCGCTACCTGGCGGCGGCGGATGTGCTGGCGCTGCCCGACACCGTCACCGACGTGACCGCCTCGCCGCTCAAACTGTTCGAGTACCTGGCGATGGGCCGCCCGATCATCTGCGTCGATCTGCCGGCGTTGCGCGAGGTGGTGGACGAGACGGCGGCGCGCTTCGTCCGGCGTGGCGATGTTGCCGACCTGCGCGCCGCGCTGGCGGAACTGGCCGCCGATCGGCAACGGCGCGAGCGCATGGGCCAGGCCGCGCGTCGCTTGGCGCAACAATGGACCTACACCGAACGCGCACGGCGCATCCTGGCCTTGTGCGCCGCGGTAGCCGCCGGCTAG
- a CDS encoding glycosyltransferase family 4 protein — protein MARAMQHATYPSRTRAPLRIAIVGMGGATHVFRHWPERVIGRALARRGHTVVNIGYHDPRIPALAATEDQVDGIIVRRVPVQHWPTRQLHAALTASGPFDVLYLLHPRNVLAWGATRWAKQRGVPTVYTWLGPLHDRYLVRDRERPYDAPPTYERLIWSLPQLLRRLRRDGRLRDHLRNYALHWPLAVADAFAPVSRHEAEALRRAGWPQPQTLLPLWLDFEAIWATPRQPIALPRPALLFIGQLTPRKGYDLLVRALPRVAQRYPGVSVQLVSGLNQEDRRRLELLARELGVWERIVLRGRVEDAELINLYRSVDVYVTPTRYEGFGLTLLEAMAAGCPLIASDIPVVNEIVTHAVNGWLTRYDDPDDLACAILRLLEDEALRQRLIAGGMQTIAERFREERLVERLETLLYHLHARRAPQERGE, from the coding sequence ATGGCTAGAGCGATGCAGCACGCGACCTATCCAAGCCGCACGCGCGCGCCGCTGCGCATCGCTATCGTGGGCATGGGCGGCGCGACCCACGTCTTTCGCCACTGGCCCGAGCGCGTGATCGGGCGCGCGCTGGCGCGGCGCGGGCACACGGTCGTCAACATCGGCTACCATGATCCGCGCATTCCGGCGCTGGCGGCGACCGAGGATCAGGTGGACGGCATCATCGTGCGGCGCGTGCCGGTGCAGCACTGGCCGACGCGGCAGCTCCACGCAGCGCTGACGGCGAGCGGTCCCTTCGATGTGCTGTACCTGCTCCATCCGCGCAACGTGCTGGCCTGGGGCGCGACGCGCTGGGCCAAACAGCGCGGCGTGCCGACGGTCTATACCTGGCTCGGCCCGCTGCACGACCGCTACCTGGTGCGCGATCGCGAGCGACCCTACGACGCGCCGCCCACCTACGAGCGGCTGATCTGGTCGCTGCCACAACTCTTGCGCCGGCTGCGCCGCGATGGTCGCCTGCGCGATCATCTGCGCAACTATGCCTTGCACTGGCCGCTGGCCGTGGCCGACGCCTTTGCGCCGGTGTCGCGCCACGAGGCCGAGGCGTTGCGCCGCGCCGGCTGGCCGCAGCCGCAGACGCTGCTGCCGCTGTGGCTCGACTTCGAGGCGATCTGGGCCACGCCCCGCCAGCCGATCGCGCTGCCGCGTCCGGCGCTCCTGTTCATCGGCCAGTTGACGCCGCGCAAGGGCTATGATCTGCTGGTGCGCGCGCTGCCGCGCGTGGCGCAGCGCTACCCCGGCGTCAGTGTGCAGTTGGTGTCGGGGCTCAACCAGGAGGATCGCCGGCGCCTGGAACTCCTGGCGCGCGAGCTGGGCGTGTGGGAACGCATCGTGCTGCGCGGGCGCGTGGAAGATGCCGAGCTGATCAACCTCTACCGCTCGGTGGATGTGTACGTCACGCCGACGCGCTACGAAGGCTTCGGCCTGACGCTGCTCGAAGCCATGGCCGCCGGCTGTCCGTTGATCGCCAGCGACATCCCGGTGGTCAATGAGATCGTCACGCACGCTGTCAACGGCTGGTTGACGCGCTATGACGATCCCGACGACCTGGCCTGCGCTATTCTGAGGTTGTTGGAGGACGAGGCGTTGCGCCAACGTCTGATCGCCGGCGGCATGCAGACGATTGCCGAGCGCTTCCGCGAGGAGCGGCTGGTGGAACGCCTGGAGACGCTGTTGTACCATCTGCACGCGCGTCGCGCGCCGCAGGAGCGAGGAGAGTGA
- a CDS encoding glycosyltransferase family 4 protein, with amino-acid sequence MDIVHYNLTTTTKEGGVETFVWEISRHLARRGHRVTIIGGAGTISRCVPGVRVLRFPFVDRMRWRALRPLRRHVELTKLLERLSLLPGALPNLLAARPAIVHLHKPYDFVVAPCARLAGAKVIYHGHGEDFYPGDRLWTPMIDGWLSCSGYNAATVAARYGRQPEVVFNGFDPGLFHPRAPDAALRARWLRPDERAVVLIGRLQPWKGVQYAIAALAHLPARLRVRLLIGGAGTYRPALERLACELGVAERVTFLGAVPHALMPRLLALADVVVGASFASETFGMALCEALACQRPVVASDWAGFREVVIDGETGLVVPAQDPVALAQALARLLDDAALAQRLAANGRAHVTRLFTWEAVTARIERVYQRLAQHG; translated from the coding sequence GTGGACATCGTTCACTATAACCTGACTACCACCACCAAAGAAGGCGGTGTCGAAACCTTTGTCTGGGAGATCAGCCGTCATCTGGCGCGGCGCGGGCATCGCGTGACGATCATCGGTGGGGCGGGCACGATCAGCCGCTGCGTGCCCGGTGTGCGCGTGCTGCGCTTTCCCTTCGTGGATCGCATGCGCTGGCGCGCGCTGCGGCCACTGCGCCGTCATGTCGAGCTGACCAAGCTGTTAGAGCGGCTGTCGCTCCTGCCGGGCGCGCTGCCCAATCTGCTGGCGGCCCGTCCCGCGATCGTCCACCTGCACAAGCCCTACGATTTCGTGGTCGCGCCCTGCGCGCGCCTGGCCGGCGCCAAGGTGATCTACCACGGGCATGGCGAGGATTTCTATCCCGGCGATCGGCTGTGGACGCCGATGATCGACGGCTGGCTTTCGTGCTCCGGCTACAATGCCGCCACCGTCGCGGCGCGCTACGGACGGCAGCCGGAGGTGGTCTTCAACGGCTTCGATCCGGGGCTGTTCCACCCACGCGCGCCTGATGCTGCGCTGCGCGCGCGCTGGCTGCGGCCCGACGAGCGCGCCGTCGTGCTGATCGGACGGTTGCAGCCCTGGAAAGGCGTGCAGTACGCGATCGCGGCCCTGGCGCACCTGCCGGCGCGGCTGCGGGTGCGCCTGCTGATCGGCGGTGCGGGCACCTACCGACCGGCGCTTGAGCGGCTGGCGTGCGAGCTGGGCGTTGCTGAGCGGGTTACCTTTCTGGGCGCGGTGCCGCACGCGCTGATGCCGCGCCTGCTGGCGCTGGCCGACGTGGTGGTCGGCGCCAGCTTTGCCAGTGAGACCTTCGGCATGGCCCTGTGCGAGGCGCTGGCCTGTCAGCGCCCGGTGGTCGCTTCGGACTGGGCCGGCTTCCGCGAGGTGGTGATCGACGGCGAGACCGGTCTGGTAGTGCCGGCGCAGGATCCCGTGGCGCTGGCGCAGGCGCTCGCGCGGCTGCTCGACGACGCAGCCCTGGCGCAGCGGCTGGCGGCCAACGGCCGCGCGCATGTCACGCGCCTGTTCACCTGGGAAGCAGTGACCGCGCGCATCGAGCGCGTCTATCAGCGCCTGGCGCAGCATGGCTAG
- the fsa gene encoding fructose-6-phosphate aldolase encodes MKIFLDTADVEAIKWGVALGVVDGVTTNPTLAARAGRGFKETVLEICEICTGPVSAETVGLTAEQIIKEGRILAQWAPNIVVKVPLIAEGLKAVRQLSAEGIKTNVTLVFSPAQALLAAKAGATYVSPFLGRYDDIGQEGMQLVREIVQIFRNYNFQTEILAASIRNPLHVVEAAKAGADIATMPPKVLEQMIAHPLTDKGLTSFLKDWESVPDAKTVFAEPER; translated from the coding sequence ATGAAAATCTTTCTGGACACGGCGGATGTCGAGGCGATCAAGTGGGGTGTGGCCTTGGGCGTGGTCGATGGCGTGACCACCAATCCCACGCTGGCGGCCAGGGCCGGACGCGGCTTCAAGGAGACGGTGTTGGAGATCTGCGAGATCTGCACAGGGCCGGTGAGCGCCGAGACGGTTGGGCTGACCGCCGAGCAGATCATCAAAGAGGGGCGCATTCTGGCGCAGTGGGCGCCCAACATCGTGGTCAAGGTGCCGCTGATCGCCGAAGGACTCAAAGCGGTACGCCAGTTGAGCGCCGAGGGCATCAAAACCAACGTCACGCTGGTCTTCTCGCCGGCGCAGGCCCTGCTGGCGGCCAAGGCCGGCGCGACCTACGTCAGCCCCTTCCTGGGGCGCTACGATGACATCGGCCAGGAGGGCATGCAGCTTGTGCGCGAGATCGTGCAGATCTTCCGCAACTACAACTTCCAGACCGAGATTCTGGCGGCATCGATCCGCAATCCGCTGCACGTGGTCGAAGCGGCCAAGGCCGGCGCCGACATCGCCACCATGCCGCCCAAGGTGCTGGAGCAGATGATCGCGCATCCGCTCACCGACAAAGGGCTGACCAGCTTCCTCAAGGACTGGGAGAGCGTGCCCGACGCCAAGACGGTCTTTGCCGAGCCGGAGCGCTAG
- a CDS encoding glycosyltransferase family 2 protein yields the protein MGQIRASQGAAAGAGPLNAIAPDLAIIIVSYNVRELLRRCLESLVAALERAPLRAEIVVVDNASQDGSADMVAAAFAQVRLIALQRNLGFAGGNNVALRRCLAEPHPPRAFLLLNPDTEVVGDALQTLLRYLDDHPQVVVVGPQLRYADGAFQSSRRRFPSIGTLFWESTLLEQWWPGNPWARRYRYGDQPVAAPVAVDWLVGAALLVRTTAIQAAGLLDEGFFMYAEELEWQQRLARHGAIVYLPAAVIRHHEGKSSEQNLARRHIEFNRAKLRYARQRWGRVVAWLLRAFLLASYTIQLSIETAKWLLGHKRALRRARIVQYGAVLRSGL from the coding sequence GTGGGTCAAATACGTGCATCTCAAGGCGCTGCAGCGGGTGCTGGTCCGCTGAACGCGATCGCGCCCGACCTGGCGATCATCATCGTCTCCTACAACGTGCGCGAGCTGCTGCGCCGTTGTCTGGAGTCGCTTGTCGCTGCGCTGGAACGAGCGCCCCTGCGCGCCGAGATCGTGGTGGTTGACAACGCTTCGCAGGATGGTTCGGCGGACATGGTTGCGGCGGCCTTTGCGCAGGTGCGGTTGATCGCCCTGCAGCGCAACCTGGGCTTTGCCGGCGGCAACAACGTGGCGCTGCGCCGCTGCCTGGCCGAGCCGCATCCGCCGCGCGCGTTCCTGCTGCTCAATCCGGATACCGAGGTCGTCGGCGATGCGCTCCAAACCTTGCTGCGCTACCTGGATGACCATCCGCAGGTGGTGGTGGTCGGGCCGCAGTTGCGCTACGCCGATGGCGCGTTCCAATCATCGCGGCGGCGCTTCCCGAGCATCGGCACGCTCTTCTGGGAGAGCACGCTGCTGGAGCAGTGGTGGCCGGGCAATCCCTGGGCGCGGCGCTACCGCTATGGTGATCAGCCGGTGGCTGCGCCGGTGGCGGTGGATTGGCTGGTCGGCGCGGCGCTGCTGGTGCGCACCACGGCGATCCAGGCAGCGGGCCTGCTGGATGAGGGCTTCTTTATGTACGCTGAAGAGCTGGAGTGGCAACAGCGCCTGGCCCGCCACGGCGCGATCGTCTATCTGCCGGCGGCGGTGATCCGCCATCATGAGGGCAAGAGTAGCGAGCAGAACCTGGCGCGGCGGCATATCGAGTTCAACCGCGCCAAGTTGCGCTACGCGCGGCAGCGCTGGGGACGCGTGGTGGCATGGCTGCTGCGGGCCTTTCTGTTGGCAAGCTACACCATCCAGCTCAGCATCGAAACGGCCAAATGGCTGCTCGGCCATAAACGGGCACTGCGCCGCGCGCGCATCGTCCAGTACGGCGCAGTTCTGCGCTCAGGTCTCTAA
- a CDS encoding glycosyltransferase family 2 protein, protein MAEVVLSVAIIARDEERHIGAALESARAVADELIVLLDARTRDRTAAIAQEHGATVHTSLFESFGQLRNQALRCCRGRWVLFLDADERLTPELSAELRALRERERATSQPADDATAVVGYWIPRYNLYFGTPLKGGGWYPDHQLRLLRRDRARYDEARLVHEVAQLDGPTAHLSGHLLHINIESWRELRHKQRRYAIAEAQTLALAGVRAKWRNLVLQPLREINRRLITWQGYRDGRLGWTLAVVMGYYEWVKYVHLKALQRVLVR, encoded by the coding sequence ATGGCAGAAGTCGTACTTTCGGTGGCGATTATCGCCCGTGATGAGGAGCGCCATATCGGCGCGGCGCTGGAGTCGGCCCGCGCGGTGGCCGATGAGCTGATCGTGCTGCTGGACGCGCGAACCCGCGACCGTACTGCCGCGATCGCGCAGGAGCATGGCGCAACGGTGCATACATCGCTGTTCGAGTCCTTCGGGCAGTTGCGCAACCAGGCGCTGCGCTGCTGCCGTGGTCGCTGGGTGCTCTTTCTGGACGCCGACGAACGGCTCACGCCGGAGTTGAGTGCCGAGCTGCGCGCGCTGCGCGAGCGGGAGCGCGCCACGTCTCAGCCGGCGGATGATGCGACCGCGGTGGTCGGCTATTGGATTCCGCGCTATAACCTCTACTTCGGCACGCCGCTCAAGGGCGGGGGCTGGTATCCCGATCACCAGTTGCGGCTCCTGCGGCGTGATCGCGCGCGCTACGACGAGGCGCGGCTGGTGCACGAGGTGGCGCAGTTGGACGGGCCGACAGCGCATCTGAGCGGCCACCTGCTGCACATCAACATCGAATCGTGGCGTGAGCTGCGGCACAAACAGCGCCGCTATGCCATCGCCGAAGCGCAGACGCTGGCGCTGGCCGGCGTGCGCGCCAAGTGGCGCAACCTGGTGTTGCAGCCGTTGCGCGAGATCAACCGCCGCTTGATCACCTGGCAGGGCTATCGCGATGGCCGGCTGGGGTGGACGCTGGCGGTGGTGATGGGCTACTACGAGTGGGTCAAATACGTGCATCTCAAGGCGCTGCAGCGGGTGCTGGTCCGCTGA